One genomic segment of Carassius auratus strain Wakin chromosome 29, ASM336829v1, whole genome shotgun sequence includes these proteins:
- the LOC113048273 gene encoding protein BTG1-like: MHTLCARGTMKPEISAAVGFLSRFLRIKGHMNDRQLQTFNQTLQDILAEQYKHHWFPDRPNKGSGYRCIRINHKMDPLVGQAGQRIGLSIQQLYLLLPSELTLWVDPFEVSYRIGEDGSICVLYESHPSTNGNPSITTGNSNPASSVTQVSPMVDSHISCKEELLVMGRTSSTKPYLMTVSS, from the exons ATGCATACCCTCTGTGCCCGAGGAACGATGAAACCAGAGATAAGCGCCGCCGTCGGGTTTCTGTCGAGATTCCTGCGGATTAAAGGACATATGAACGACAGACAGCTCCAGACGTTCAACCAGACTCTACAGGACATCCTGGCAG AGCAATACAAGCACCACTGGTTCCCAGACCGTCCCAACAAAGGTTCTGGGTATCGATGCATACGCATCAACCACAAGATGGACCCTCTGGTGGGACAGGCCGGCCAGCGCATTGGCCTGAGCATCCAGCAACTCTACCTGCTGCTTCCCAGTGAGCTGACATTGTGGGTCGACCCATTTGAAGTGTCCTACCGCATCGGAGAGGACGGCTCGATTTGCGTGCTCTATGAGTCCCACCCCAGCACCAACGGAAACCCCAGCATCACCACTGGAAACAGCAACCCCGCCTCTTCTGTCACCCAGGTATCCCCAATGGTGGACAGTCACATCAGCTGCAAGGAGGAACTTCTGGTTATGGGCCGCACCAGCTCCACTAAACCTTACCTGATGACTGTGTCCAGCTAA